Proteins encoded by one window of Winogradskyella sp. PG-2:
- a CDS encoding FtsW/RodA/SpoVE family cell cycle protein → MQNIFKQIKGDRAIWAIATLLAIFSFLPVYSAASNLAYVGGIGNTFSFFLKHFMHLALGFAIMFGVHKVPYKYFRGLSMVMVPIVFVLLLVTMLQGTTIEGANASRWIQIPIVNMSFQTSTLAAVVLMVYVARYLSKIRDKRISFKDTILPLWAPVFLILVLILPANFSTTAIIFTMIMMLAFIGGYPIKYLLIVIGTGLAALTMFILVAKAFPEQMPNRVDTWISRIENFANGEDTEADYQIEKAKIAIASGGIQGVGPGKSVQKNFLPQSSSDFIFAIIIEEYGLIGGLFLLVLYSWLLFRIVIVSQKSDTIFGKLLVLGVGLPIVFQALINMAVAVELFPVTGQTLPLISSGGTSIWMTCLAVGIILSVSARREEIKDKEIFEGDNPLDILSETI, encoded by the coding sequence ATGCAGAACATATTTAAACAAATAAAAGGCGATAGAGCCATTTGGGCTATTGCTACGCTTTTGGCAATTTTTTCCTTTTTACCTGTTTATAGTGCAGCTAGTAATCTTGCTTATGTTGGCGGTATTGGTAACACATTTTCCTTTTTTCTAAAGCATTTTATGCATTTAGCACTCGGATTTGCTATTATGTTTGGGGTACATAAAGTACCATATAAATATTTCCGTGGACTATCTATGGTAATGGTTCCAATTGTATTTGTATTGTTATTGGTAACAATGCTCCAAGGCACAACTATAGAAGGTGCTAATGCAAGTCGTTGGATACAAATTCCTATTGTAAATATGTCATTTCAAACATCAACTTTAGCAGCTGTGGTGTTAATGGTTTATGTAGCCAGATATTTATCTAAAATAAGAGATAAGAGAATAAGCTTTAAGGATACTATACTGCCGCTTTGGGCACCAGTGTTCTTAATATTAGTACTTATTCTTCCTGCCAATTTCTCTACTACGGCTATCATTTTCACAATGATTATGATGTTGGCTTTTATTGGAGGTTATCCCATAAAATATCTTTTGATTGTTATTGGTACTGGTCTGGCTGCACTTACGATGTTCATTCTGGTGGCTAAAGCATTTCCTGAACAAATGCCAAACCGTGTAGATACATGGATTAGTCGTATTGAAAACTTTGCAAATGGGGAAGATACTGAAGCAGATTACCAAATAGAGAAAGCTAAAATAGCTATTGCTTCAGGCGGAATTCAAGGAGTTGGACCAGGAAAGAGTGTGCAAAAGAATTTTTTACCACAATCATCTTCAGATTTTATCTTCGCTATAATTATTGAAGAATACGGTTTAATTGGAGGATTGTTTTTATTGGTTTTATACTCATGGTTACTCTTTAGAATAGTGATCGTTTCACAAAAATCGGATACCATATTTGGAAAACTTTTAGTGTTAGGTGTTGGACTTCCTATTGTATTCCAGGCTTTAATTAATATGGCTGTTGCTGTAGAATTATTTCCTGTTACAGGACAAACTTTACCATTAATTAGTAGTGGAGGAACCTCAATTTGGATGACATGTTTAGCAGTAGGAATTATATTAAGTGTTAGTGCAAGAAGGGAAGAAATAAAAGATAAAGAAATTTTTGAAGGTGACAACCCTTTAGATATACTGAGTGAAACAATTTAA
- the murG gene encoding undecaprenyldiphospho-muramoylpentapeptide beta-N-acetylglucosaminyltransferase, translating to MSNYKFILSGGGTGGHIYPAVAIADELKSRYPDAEFLFVGASDRMEMDKVPQAGYKIEGLWISGIQRKLTLKNLMFPFKLITSLLRSRKIIETFSPNAVIGTGGFASGPLLKVATSKKIPSLIQEQNSYPGITNKLLSKKVNTICVAYEGLEKFFPKAKLRLTGNPIRKDLLEVKSKHIEGKDAFTLIHSKHTLLVLGGSLGARRINQLVESNLEYFEAKNVQLIWQCGKLYYDQYKSYNTRKYVQVHAFLNNMDMAYAAADIIISRAGAISVSELCIVGKPTIFIPSPNVAEDHQTKNAKAIADKNAALLIKEKELESEFRNQFSDLISDENRRVELSKNIEALALVNATNDIVDEVEKLLKN from the coding sequence ATGAGTAACTATAAATTTATATTATCAGGAGGTGGTACAGGAGGACATATTTATCCAGCTGTTGCTATAGCTGACGAGTTAAAGTCGCGCTATCCAGATGCTGAATTTTTATTTGTTGGTGCTTCTGATCGAATGGAAATGGACAAAGTGCCACAGGCTGGTTATAAGATTGAAGGTTTATGGATTTCAGGTATTCAAAGAAAATTGACTTTAAAAAATTTGATGTTTCCATTTAAACTTATCACAAGTTTATTGCGTTCAAGAAAAATTATTGAAACCTTTTCTCCAAATGCTGTAATCGGCACTGGAGGTTTTGCAAGTGGGCCTTTACTAAAAGTGGCAACATCTAAAAAGATACCTAGCCTCATCCAAGAGCAAAACTCTTATCCAGGCATCACTAATAAGTTACTTAGTAAAAAAGTGAATACAATTTGTGTGGCCTATGAAGGTTTAGAGAAGTTCTTTCCAAAAGCGAAATTAAGGTTAACAGGGAATCCTATTCGCAAGGATTTATTAGAAGTAAAGAGTAAACATATTGAGGGTAAAGATGCGTTCACTTTAATTCATAGCAAACACACATTACTAGTATTAGGAGGAAGTTTAGGTGCGAGAAGAATCAATCAGTTGGTTGAGTCAAATTTAGAATATTTTGAAGCGAAGAATGTTCAATTAATATGGCAATGTGGTAAGTTGTATTATGACCAATATAAAAGCTATAACACACGGAAATATGTTCAAGTTCATGCATTTTTAAATAATATGGATATGGCCTATGCAGCAGCAGATATTATTATATCTAGAGCTGGTGCAATCTCTGTTTCTGAGTTATGTATTGTAGGTAAGCCAACAATTTTTATTCCGTCACCTAACGTTGCTGAAGATCATCAAACTAAAAACGCAAAAGCAATTGCAGATAAAAATGCGGCACTTTTAATTAAAGAAAAAGAATTAGAGTCTGAATTTCGAAATCAGTTTTCTGATTTGATTTCTGACGAGAATAGAAGAGTAGAATTAAGTAAAAATATCGAAGCATTAGCCTTGGTAAATGCAACCAATGATATTGTTGATGAAGTTGAAAAGCTTTTAAAAAATTAA
- the murC gene encoding UDP-N-acetylmuramate--L-alanine ligase produces MNLQTINNVYFIGIGGIGMSALARYFVANGKQVAGYDRTPSEITKALQNLGVPIHFDDDIEHVNSTFLNSENTLIVYTPAIPDSHSELRYFKAHNFKVLKRSMILGEITRQTKCLAVAGTHGKTTTTSILGHLLNECDIPVTAFLGGISENYNSNLILNGTDVTVVEADEFDRSFLTLSPDLACITSMDADHLDIYGDAFELIKSFKDFTNCIKPSGKLFIRNGLPLDGITYGIEDDSNYSAQNVNIESGIYVFDFQTPSGLHKDFKFNLPGRHNLSNAIIALAMAVDFGCPYNQLAKGLASYKGVKRRFTYQIKTEDFVFIDDYAHHPEEINAVHQAVREMYSDKNILAIFQPHLYTRTRDFIDGFAESLSKFDEILLLDIYPARELPIEGVTSKWLLSKIENPNKNLIQKSELIDEIKKSNAQVVLTIGAGDIGEEVKYIKEVLSVAN; encoded by the coding sequence ATGAATTTACAAACTATAAATAACGTCTATTTTATTGGTATTGGTGGTATTGGTATGAGTGCACTTGCGCGTTATTTTGTTGCAAATGGAAAACAGGTTGCAGGTTATGATAGAACACCTTCTGAGATTACAAAAGCATTACAGAATTTAGGTGTGCCTATTCATTTCGATGATGATATAGAACATGTTAACAGCACGTTTTTAAATTCAGAAAATACGCTTATAGTTTATACACCCGCAATACCAGATTCGCATTCAGAGTTAAGATATTTTAAAGCACATAATTTTAAAGTTTTAAAACGCTCTATGATTCTTGGAGAAATCACTAGACAAACTAAGTGTCTTGCAGTTGCGGGTACTCATGGTAAAACTACGACCACTAGTATTCTTGGTCACTTATTAAATGAATGCGACATTCCAGTAACTGCTTTTTTAGGTGGTATAAGTGAGAATTATAATTCTAATTTGATACTTAACGGAACAGATGTAACCGTAGTTGAAGCTGATGAGTTTGATCGCTCATTCCTAACCTTATCTCCAGATTTGGCTTGTATAACTTCAATGGACGCAGATCATTTAGATATTTATGGTGATGCTTTTGAATTGATAAAATCATTCAAAGACTTTACAAATTGTATAAAACCAAGCGGAAAGTTATTTATTAGAAATGGTTTGCCTTTAGATGGCATTACCTATGGTATTGAAGACGATTCCAATTACAGTGCTCAAAATGTAAACATAGAAAGTGGTATTTATGTGTTTGATTTTCAAACACCTAGTGGATTACATAAAGATTTCAAATTTAACCTACCTGGTAGACATAATCTTTCGAATGCAATAATAGCCTTGGCGATGGCTGTTGATTTTGGTTGCCCTTACAACCAGCTCGCCAAGGGTTTAGCATCTTACAAAGGTGTAAAACGCAGATTTACATATCAGATTAAAACTGAAGATTTTGTTTTTATTGATGATTATGCTCATCATCCAGAAGAGATTAATGCAGTTCATCAAGCTGTGAGAGAAATGTATTCAGATAAAAATATTTTGGCAATTTTTCAGCCACATCTTTACACGAGGACCAGAGATTTTATAGATGGTTTTGCTGAGAGTCTTTCAAAATTTGATGAAATATTGTTGTTAGATATCTATCCAGCAAGAGAATTACCAATAGAAGGAGTGACTTCAAAATGGTTATTAAGTAAAATTGAAAATCCAAATAAAAACTTGATTCAAAAATCAGAATTGATTGATGAAATTAAAAAATCTAATGCACAAGTAGTATTGACTATTGGAGCAGGAGATATTGGAGAAGAAGTAAAATATATAAAAGAAGTATTAAGCGTTGCGAATTAA
- a CDS encoding cell division protein FtsQ/DivIB, whose protein sequence is MGFLFAFSKHRNKNRKVVEPSIEFLGENKLFVTDATVSKLLIQNQQTVTGQSKEIIDLNELEAALNSNPMIKKAEVFMSVNGELSAEIEQKRPIARVSTNASYYIDDEGSYMPLSSNYSARVPLVTGNIKKSKLKTVFQFAKTVDEDDFLKKYVIEIRQNDDLTIDFKIRMSDFTVHIGSLKNLEKKINNFKAFYQKAMKDKILDSYKLVNLKFDKQVICTKK, encoded by the coding sequence GTGGGTTTTTTATTTGCGTTTTCTAAGCATAGAAATAAAAACAGAAAAGTGGTAGAACCTAGTATAGAATTCTTAGGAGAAAACAAATTATTTGTTACAGATGCGACTGTTAGTAAATTGTTAATACAAAATCAACAGACCGTTACGGGGCAGTCCAAAGAAATTATAGATTTGAACGAGTTAGAAGCTGCCCTAAATTCTAACCCAATGATAAAGAAAGCAGAAGTGTTTATGTCAGTAAATGGTGAGCTTTCCGCTGAAATTGAGCAAAAACGACCAATAGCAAGAGTCAGTACAAATGCATCGTATTATATCGATGATGAAGGTTCATATATGCCTTTATCTTCTAATTATTCTGCAAGAGTTCCGCTCGTAACAGGAAATATTAAAAAAAGTAAGCTCAAAACAGTCTTTCAATTTGCAAAAACTGTTGATGAAGATGATTTTTTAAAAAAATATGTCATAGAGATTCGTCAAAATGATGATTTAACTATAGATTTTAAAATTAGGATGAGCGATTTTACGGTTCATATAGGATCGTTAAAAAATTTAGAAAAAAAGATAAATAATTTCAAGGCTTTCTATCAAAAAGCAATGAAAGATAAAATTTTGGATAGCTATAAATTAGTGAATTTAAAGTTTGATAAACAAGTAATATGCACCAAAAAGTAA
- the ftsA gene encoding cell division protein FtsA: protein MENNNISVGLDIGTTKIVAMIGRKNEYDKVEILGVGKSKSMGVHRGVVNNITQTIQSIQQAVQEAEAAASEKIEEVTVGIAGQHIRSLQHSDYITRANSELVIDEEDIDRLINQVHKLVMLPGEEIIHVLPQEFKVDGQAEIKEPIGMYGGRLEANFHVVVGQVSSIRNIGRCVKSAGLELEGITLEPLASANAVLSQEEKEAGVALIDIGGGTTDLAVFKDGIIRHTAVIPFGGNVITEDIKEGCSIIEKQAELLKMKFGSAWPGENKDNEIVSIPGLRGREPKEITLKNLSKIIHARVVEIVEQVYVEIKNYGHEEQKKKLIAGIVLTGGGSQLKHLKQLVEYITGMDTRIGYPNEHLAGDSDDDIASPLFATAVGLVMDGLKRQDRKKAEEVEEEIINAAEAEHVEASESEIVVEETVKERRSFLDKLTERVKEFLDNAE from the coding sequence ATGGAAAACAATAATATTTCGGTAGGTTTAGATATAGGCACTACAAAAATTGTGGCTATGATTGGCCGCAAAAATGAGTATGATAAAGTTGAGATTCTTGGTGTAGGTAAATCCAAAAGTATGGGTGTGCATCGTGGTGTAGTAAATAATATTACTCAAACGATTCAATCTATACAACAGGCTGTGCAAGAGGCTGAAGCAGCAGCTTCTGAGAAAATTGAAGAAGTGACAGTTGGTATTGCTGGTCAGCACATTCGTAGTTTACAGCATAGTGATTATATAACAAGAGCTAATTCTGAATTAGTTATTGATGAAGAAGATATTGATCGATTAATCAATCAAGTGCATAAGTTAGTAATGTTACCTGGTGAGGAAATTATACATGTACTACCACAAGAATTCAAAGTGGATGGTCAGGCTGAAATAAAAGAGCCTATTGGTATGTATGGAGGACGACTTGAAGCTAATTTTCATGTTGTAGTGGGTCAGGTGTCTTCAATTAGAAATATTGGGCGTTGTGTTAAAAGTGCTGGCTTAGAATTAGAGGGTATTACTTTAGAACCTTTAGCATCAGCTAATGCTGTATTAAGTCAAGAAGAAAAGGAAGCGGGTGTTGCTTTAATTGATATAGGAGGTGGAACAACTGATTTAGCTGTTTTTAAAGATGGCATCATTCGCCATACTGCTGTAATTCCATTCGGTGGTAATGTGATTACTGAAGATATAAAGGAAGGTTGTTCAATCATAGAAAAGCAGGCTGAATTATTAAAAATGAAATTCGGATCTGCTTGGCCAGGTGAGAATAAGGATAATGAAATTGTGTCTATTCCTGGATTACGAGGAAGAGAGCCTAAAGAAATAACCTTAAAAAACTTGTCTAAAATAATCCATGCAAGAGTAGTGGAAATTGTAGAGCAAGTCTATGTAGAAATAAAAAATTACGGTCATGAGGAGCAAAAGAAAAAATTGATTGCTGGTATTGTATTAACAGGTGGAGGAAGTCAGCTGAAACATTTAAAGCAACTAGTTGAATATATTACAGGAATGGATACCAGAATTGGCTATCCAAACGAACATTTGGCTGGTGATAGTGATGACGATATTGCAAGTCCATTATTTGCTACAGCTGTTGGTTTAGTTATGGATGGTTTAAAACGTCAGGATAGAAAGAAAGCTGAAGAAGTAGAGGAAGAAATAATAAATGCAGCAGAAGCAGAACATGTTGAAGCATCTGAATCAGAAATAGTAGTTGAAGAAACTGTGAAAGAACGTCGTTCTTTTTTAGATAAATTAACAGAGCGTGTTAAAGAATTTTTGGATAACGCAGAGTAG